A stretch of DNA from Endozoicomonas sp. 8E:
AAGGTCTCCAAGTTTGTCAAAAAACTGGTGCCCCTGGTGGATGGCAGGGTGGAATATTATCCGGGCGAGCGTCCTATTTTTGATCTGTTTGGGGTCGAAGACGAAATCAACAAGGCGCTCAGTCGCAAGGTGCAGTTGAAGTCAGGGGGCTATCTGATTATCGATCAGACGGAGGCCATGACCACGATTGATGTCAACACAGGGGCTTTCGTGGGTCATCGTAACCTCGAAGAAACTATCCTTAAGACCAATCTGGAAGCTTCTGTAGCCATTGCCCGGCAGTTACGACTGCGAAACCTGGGCGGCATTATTATTATTGATTTTATCGATATGGAAGACCCTGAACATCAGAGGCAGGTGCTGAGAACCTACGAGAGGTCTCTAGAGAAAGATCACGCCAAAACCAACATCACCGGAGTGAGTGAGCTGGGGCTGGTGGAAATGACCCGTAAGAGAACTCGGGAGTCACTGGAAAATGTGCTCTGTGAACCCTGTCCAACATGTGATGGTCGTGGCACATTGAAAACAGCTGAAACAGTGTGCTATGAAATTTTCAGAGAAATTCTTCGAGCTGTTCGCGCTTATGATAGCCAGAGTTACACTGTTCTGGCATCTGAACAGGTGGTGGACCGCCTGTTGGATGAAGAGTCCAGTAATGTGGCAGATCTCGAAGAATTTATTAAAAAACCGATTCGTTTCCAGGTTGAACCCATATACAGCCAGGAACAGTTTGATGTGGTGCTGGTATAACCGGGAATAGGAACGCGTCAATGAAAAACAGATGGCCTGGTATTTCATGAGGTCAGGTTCAAGGCTGGTAGCTTACCTCAAGTCTGCCGCTCTATGGAGCTTCCGCCTGGTCATGGCGGCCCTTCTTTTAATTGTATTGCTGGTGGCCGGGGTCCGGATTTTTATCGGATCCCTGCCCTTGTTTCAAGACTATCTGGTTGAATATCTTAACAACACGCTCGATACCTCTTTCGCTGTCGATCAGCTGGACGCCAGCTGGGCTGGAGGTACTCCTACTCTCAACATCAAAGGGTTGACGCTTCAGGGGAATACTTCTGAAGCCCCCGGTTTTGCTATTGAACGCCTTGATCTCGAGCTGGATTTTAAAGCCAGTCTGATGAACCGGGCTCCGGTCTTTTCCTATCTGGAAGCAGAGGGTGTCACCCTGGCCATAGAGAGTGACAGTGATGGCGTGTGGTCACTCAGAGGAGTCCAATACATCCGTGACAACGGCAAGGGCTTTAATCTGCACAAAACTCTGGAGTTATTGCAGCTTCAGGAACACATTGATGTCACCAACTTTTCCTTGACAATGCAGCCTTATGGCAGTGAGCTGCTGATTCTCGATACTCGCTATTTTTTCATGGTTGAAGAAGTGTCAGATCTAAAGCATCTTCAGACCAGAATTGTGACACAACAAGGGGATCTGGAGTTCAAAGCGTTGGGCAAGGGGATTGACAGAAATGACATGACATGGACCGGGCTTATCAAGGCCAGTGCACTGGACCTGGCTCCCTGGTCTGCGCTCTTTTCGCAAGACCTTCGTCATTTGAAAGCCGCTCAGTTGAAAAGCACGGAGTTGAAAACCGCACAATTGAATCTGGATGCTGAGTGGCAATATCTTGATGGTCAATGGCAATTGCAGGGAGATTTGAATCTGCCATCGATTGTCTACCAAAAAGATCAGCAACTGCTGCCGAATGCTTCGCTGTCGACTGAGTTTTCACTGGCGAGCAATTATCTGATTGGAAGTACAGACTGGCAGCTTGGGCTGCAAAATATGAGTCTGACATCCGGCGAGCATCATGTTGGTCTT
This window harbors:
- the rng gene encoding ribonuclease G, whose product is MSEEILMNITPMESRVALVENGVLQEIYIERACSRGIVGNIYKGKVVRVLPGMQAAFVDIGLERAAFIHASEITPRNERDNDDQSERPIVALVHEGQSLVVQVTKDPLGTKGARLTTHISIPARYLVLMPHNNHVGISLRIEDAEERERLRKLVEEGMNDDGEDQKGGFILRTAAEGITEAEVKADILFLRRLWQTIEEGVKENTAPATIYEDLPLHLRTMRDLVEPDIEKIRIDSRETFNKVSKFVKKLVPLVDGRVEYYPGERPIFDLFGVEDEINKALSRKVQLKSGGYLIIDQTEAMTTIDVNTGAFVGHRNLEETILKTNLEASVAIARQLRLRNLGGIIIIDFIDMEDPEHQRQVLRTYERSLEKDHAKTNITGVSELGLVEMTRKRTRESLENVLCEPCPTCDGRGTLKTAETVCYEIFREILRAVRAYDSQSYTVLASEQVVDRLLDEESSNVADLEEFIKKPIRFQVEPIYSQEQFDVVLV